TTCGTGCTGCTGGCAATCTCCGGCGTCGTGATGGCCTTCGGCAAGTTCTTCCTGCTGCCGGTGATCGGCAGCACGCTGTTCGGCTGGCTGACCTGGCTGCTCAAGACGATGCACAACTTCGTCGGCCCGCTGTTCGCGGTGTCGCTGGTGATCGTGGTCCTCACCTTCGTGAAGGACAACATCGCCAGCAAGGCCGACTTCGTCTGGCTGAGCAAGGCCGGCGGCATGCTGGGTGACCACGAGATCCCGTCGCACCGCTTCAACGCCGGCGAGAAAGGCATCTTCTGGTGGGGCGTGACCATCCCCGGGCTGATCATCGTGGCCTCTGGCCTGGTGCTGGACCAGCTCCTGCCCGGCCTGGCCTACCTGCGTGGCGACATGCAGATCGCCCACATGATCCACGCCAGTGCCGCGGTGGTGATGATCGCGATGCTGATGGGCCACATCTACATGGGCACCATCGGCACCCACGGCGCGCTGGATGCGATGCGCACCGGCTGGGTGGACGCCTCCTGGGCCCGCGAGCACCACTCGCTCTGGCTGGACGACATCGACGCCGGCAAGATCCCGGCGCAGCGCTCCGGCCAGCCGGACACGACCCCCGCCTCGACCCGCCCGAGCGCCCCCGCGCAGGGCCGGGCCTGACCCGCTGCATCCGACTCATCCGACGCCCCCGCAAGGAACCGATGATGAAGCCCCACCCCATCGCCCTCCCGCTGATCGTGCTGCTGGCCGCCGCCCTGGGCAGCAGCGCCATCGCCAAGCTGCCGGCACCGAGCGACGAAGCCAAGGCCAAGGCGGCCGAGGCCGCCGCCAAGACCGCGCACGGCAACAAGACCGCGGACTTCCAGCTCTGCAAGGCGCAGGACCGCATCGCGGCGCAGCACCAGGCCGCTGCCAGGAAGGCGGGCAAGGACGTCAAGCCGGCGGTGGCGACACCGCCCTGCACCGACCCGGGCCCCTTCGTCTACACGCCGCCGGTGGCGGCCTCGGGGGCCTCCGCTCCGGCTGCTGCGACGGCCACCGCCGCGGCGCCTGCGCCGGCCAAGAAGCCCTGACCCAGGAGGTCGCCATGGCCCCCGTCAGCGAACGCGCCCCCCTCTGGAGTGCCGACGACGTCGCTCCGTCTTCGGCCCGGGACCGGCCTCCGGCGAAGGCCGCCACGGTCCTGACCCAGGCCAAGGACGCCCTGACCCGCGAGATCGAGATCCTCGACCAGCACGGGCAGCGCCGTCGCATCGCGATCCCGGTCGAGCGGCCGCTGACGGTCTTCGTCGACAAGCGCGAGCTGGTCACGCTGATGACGCTGGGCGAGTCGCCCGAGCTGCTGGTGCTCGGCTACCTGATCAACCAGCGGCTGATCGCGTCGGCCGACGAGGTCGAGTCGATCACGGTCGACTGGGAGGTCGATGCGGCCGCGGTACGCACCCGGGGCGGCATCCCCGACCTGGAGGCCCGCACGGCGCGCCGGGTGGTCACCACCGGCTGCGGCCAGGGCACGGTGTTCGGCGACGCGATGGCGCAGCTCGACCAGATCCGCCTGCCCGACGCGGCCAGCGCGCGCATCCGCCAGAGCGACCTGCACAGCATGCTCGAGCAGATGCGCCGGCAGGACGACATCCACCGCCGCGCCGGCTCGGTGCACGGCTGCGCGCTGTTCAGTGCCGCCCGCCCCGGGCGTTCACCGGCCTGCGAGCAGCTGATCTTCATCGAGGACGTGGGCCGCCACAACGCCATCGACACCATCGCCGGCTGGATGGCCCTGAACGGCGTCAGCGGCGGTGACAAGACCTTCTACACCACAGGGCGGCTGACCAGCGAGATGGTGCTGAAGGCCGCGCAGATGGGCATCCCCATCGTGGTGTCGCGCAACGGCGTCACGCAGATGGGCCATGAGCTGGCCAGCCGGCTGGGCATGACGCTGTTCGGCCGGGCGGCGAACCGGCACTTCCTCTGCTACACCGGCTTCGAGCGCTTCGACTCCGAGCCGGAACCCCTGCCGCCGACGGTGCGCGTGGTGGCCGGCTGAAGCGCGCCGGGCTCGGCGGACAATGTGCGCCGCCTGCCCTGCCGCTGCTTCCCCAACCGCACCCCATGCCGCGCCCTGACTCGCCCCACTCTCCGCGCCGTGACTTCCCTGGCCGGCGCTGGCTCATCGTCGGGCTGCGCTCCCTGCACCTGGTCGCGCTGATGCCGCTCGCCGTGGCGGTACTGTCTGCCAGCACACCCCCCGGCTGGGCCGCCTGGGGCCTGCTGCTGACCGGACTGGGGCTGTGGGGCATCGAACTCTGGTCCAACCCGAAGCACCGCGGCGAGCTGGCCGGGCTGTTCATCCCGCTCAAGCTGGCCGGCGTGGCCGGCATGATTGCCCTGCCCACGCTGGCCCCGCCGCTGTTCTGGCTGCTAGTGGCGGCCTCGTCGGTGGTCTCGCACGCACCGGCGGGCTTCCGGCACTGGCGCCCGCTGGGGCCCTGGCAGGACCCGGCAATGTCCGCTCAGGCCGATCGGGAAAGTCGCCCGAGCAGGGCGTCGAAGCCGGGGTAGTCGGCTGGCGTGAGGGTGAACTTGCGCGCCGCGGCGCCGGCCGCGCGGCCCTCGACCAGCCCGGCGACGTAGGCCGCACCGTCGGTGATCCAGGTGCCGCCCAACGCGGTCACGCCCCGCGCGAACAGCCCGTCGGGCAGGCAGCCTGCGCCGGGTCCGAGCATCGCAAGCCAGCGCGCGTCGGCGCAGGCGGCCAGCACGGCATCGAGCGTGTCGTTGAGCAGCACGGTGCTGGTGCAGATCACCTTCTGGCAGCCGCGCAGGCGCGCCGGGTCCAGCGTCACCTCCAGGCCGGGGCGGGCGTCGAGCAGGTCCTCACGCAGTTCCAGCACGGTGAGCTGCACGCCGCGCGCCAGCAGGCGGTCGATGAGCGGGCCGAACAGGCCGATCATGCCCACGCGCTCGCCCGGCTCGGCCTGCAGCGCGCCCACCGAGTCGCCGCTGGCCGGCGGCACGAAGCCGGCGCTGTCGAAGCACCAGCGCGTCAGCGCCGCGGCCGCCGCGTGGCCGGCCGAGCGCAGCGCGCCTCCCGGCGCGGCAAAGCCGGCGCGCACGAGGTCCAGTGCGTCGCTGCCGGTCAGGTCATGGCGCCAGCTTGCAGCGGCCAACTCGCCATGCGTGTCGTCAAGCAGCACATAGGCCAGGCCGAGCGTGCCGTCGGCCAGTTCGAGCGCGCAGAACTCGCCGCGCGCCTCGGCCCGCGCGCCATCGGCGGCCTCGCGTGGCGGCAGGTGCAGCGCCTTCACGCTGGGCAACCTGGCGATGCTGCCCAGTCGTTCAAGTTGGGCCAGGTAGTCGTGGGTGTAGGAAGCAGGGAACGGGTTGGCTGGGGTCATCGGTGAAGTCATCGGCGGGATCCTCCGGCGCAGCGAGCATAGCCGCGCCGTCCGCCGCCGCGGACAATGCCACGGCCCCTCGCGACCGCCATCCACCGTGCCCTTTCAGCGCTTCGCCCCTCTCGCCGCAGCCCGTGGCTCGCTGCGGGCGCGCCTGCTCGCACTGGCCCTGCTGCCCCTGCTGGGCGTGCTGCCGCTGCTCGGCCTGATCCTGCTGCTCTGGGGCAACACCGCCATCGACCGCCTGCTCATCGGCAAGGTGCGCAGCGATCTGGCGGTGGCGCAGGGCTACTTCGAGCGCGTGCAGGCCGAGGTGGGCAGCGGCACGCTGGCGGTGGCGCACTCCCACCGGCTGCAGCGTGCCCTGGGCCGCCCGGCCGAGCTGGCCGCGCTGCTGGAGGCCGAACGCCAGGCACAGCGCCTCGACTTCCTGCGCCTGCTGCCGCCCGACGCGGCCCAGCACGGCAGCGGGCCGCTGGCCAGCATCGCCCTGACCGGCCCCGCCGAGCTGCGGCGCCTGGACCCGGCCCTGGCCGAGCGGGCCCGCGTCCACCTGGTGCCTACCCGCAACGCCGCGCCCACTGCCCGGACGGTGGAAGACCGCGCCCTGCTGCTGACCACCCTGGCGCCGGTGCACGACGACCAGGGCCGGCGGCTGGGCTGGCTGCAGGGCGGCGTGATGCTCAACCGCAACCTGGGCTTCATCGACCACATCAACGAGATCGTCTACCCCGAGGGCTCGCTGCCCTTCGGCAGCCAGGGCACCGCCACGCTGTTCCTGGACGACGTGCGCGTCACCACCAACGTGCGCCTGTTTGCCGACCCCGGCCAGGTCACCGAGGGCGAGCAGCGCGCCATCGGCACCCGCGTGTCGGTGGCGGTGCGCGAGGCGGTGCTGGGCCGGGGCGAGACCTGGCTGGACCGCGCCTTCGTGGTCAAGGACTGGTACGTCTCGGCCTACCTGCCGCTGGCCGATGCGCAGGGCACTCGCGTGGGCATGCTCTACGTGGGCTACCTGGAGCAGCCCTTCACCTGGGCCAAGTACGCCGTGCTGGCCAGCATCGGGGTGATCTTCTTCGCGGTGATGATCGTGACGGCCTGGTGGTCGCTGCGCGCAGCCGGGCTGATCTACCGCCCCCTGGAGCGCATGACGGCCACGCTGCAGCGCGTGGAGCACGGCGAGCTGACCGCCCGCGTCGGGCCGTTCACTGCGCCCGGCGAGGGTCGGCGCGTGAGCGAGAGCGGGCGGGCGCCGCAGGAGATCACGCACCTGGCCACCACACTGGACCACCTGCTCGACGTCATCGACGACAAGACGCGGGCACTGCAACGCTGGGGCGAGGAGCTGGACCTCAAGGTCGCCGAGCGCACCCGCGAGCTGGAGGTGAGCCACGCCAGCCTGCGCGCGGCCCAGCAGCAGCTGGTGCGCAGCGAGAAGCTCGCCGCCATCGGCCAGCTCACCGCCAGCATCGCGCACGAGGTCAACAACCCCATCGCCGTCATCCAGGGCAACCTGGACCTGCTGCGACTGCTGCTGGGCGCAGCGGCCGAACCGGCCCGGGCCGAGTTGCGCCTGATCGACGAGCAGATCGAGCGCATGCGGCTGATCGTCACCCAGCTGCTGCAGTTCGCCCGCCCCAACGAGTTCGCCGGCTACGTCGAGCCGCTGGACGTGCGCGAGGTGATCGGCGCCAGCCTGGTGCTGGTCAACCACCTGCTGCAGCGCCAGCACATCCGCGTCGAGCGGCATGACCAGGCGACCCGGCAGGTGGCCATCAACCGGCAGGAGCTGCAGCAGGTGCTGATCAACCTGCTCGTCAACGCCGCCCAGGCCATGCCCGAGGGCGGGCGCATCGAGATCCACAGCGGCGACTGCGCCGACGGTGGCAACGAGGGTGGCAACGACGGCGTGATCGTCAGCGTCACCGACAGCGGCCCCGGCCTGGACGAGGCCACGCTGGCGCGGCTGTTCGAGCCCTTCTTCACCACCAAGCGCGACGGCAACGGCCTGGGCCTGTGGATCAGCCGCGGCCTGCTGGAGCGCTACGGCGGCGAGCTGCAGGCCAGCGTGCGGCCCGCCAGCGAGGGCAGCGGCGCGCGCTTCACGGTGCGCCTGCCGGCGGCCTGAGCGGTTCATCCGTCGCCGCAGCCTGTGCGACCAGCCAGTCCCGGAAACCCGCCACCAGCGGGTTGGCCGAGCGGCGCTGCGGCACGATCAGCCAGTAGGCCCGGTCGCTGGGCAGCTCCATCTCGACCAGCTGCACCAGCGAGCCGCGCGCCAGCTCGGCCTCGACCAGGAAGCGCGGCAGCAGCGCCACCCCCAGCCCCTGCACCGCCGCCTCGCTGATCAGCGAGAACAGCTCCATGCGCGAGCCCGCCATCGCGTCGCGCACCTCCACGCCGGCCTGCTCGAACCACTGGCGCCACAGCTGCGGCCGGGTGCTGATCTGCAGGCGTGGCAGGCGCGCCAGGTCGCCCGCCTGCAGCGGCTCGCTGCGGCCACGCAGCGCCTCGGCCCGCAGCGCCGGGCTGCCGACGGCGATCAGCGTCTCGGCCCGCAGGAAATGCGCCTCGGTCCCGGGCCAGCCGGCCTCGCCGGCGTAGATCGTGGCGTCGAGCCCCGTCTCGTCGAACAGGAAGGGCCGCGTGCGCGGCGTCAGGTTCACCGTCACGCCCGGGTGCGCCGCCAGGTAGCCGCGCAGGCGCGGCAGCAACCACTTGGCCGCAAAGGTGGGCAGCACGCCCAGCTCCAGCACGCCGCCGGCGCTGCCGGTGGTCATCAGCTCCAGCGCGTCGCGCTCCACCTCCTCCAGCCGCGCCCGCACGCGTCGGCTGTAGGCCGCACCGGCATCGGTCAGCACCACGCCACGCCGGGTGCGCCGGAACAGCGCCACGCCGACGAAGGCCTCCAGCGCCGCGATCTGCCGGCACACCGCGCTCTGCGTCAGCGCCAGCTCGTCGGCCGCACGGGTGAAGCTCTGGTGCCGCGCCGCCGCCTCGAAGGCGGCCAGGGCGGCGGTGGAGGGCAGTTTGCGGCGCATGGACCTGGCGGGTGGACGGGGGCGATCGAGGCGGTGACGGTGACGGTGACGGTGACGGTGGCGGCGTCGGCAAAGGCAGCTTCCGCGCAGACCGCGGAGGTAGTGGAAACCGCGGCCGAGAGTGTATGCAGCGCCGCGCAGACCCGGCGCCGCTCGCAGATCCGGCACGTGGATCCGGCCTGAAACCCCACCGAGAAGGGGGTCCGGCATACCGACCCAGGTTCTCCACCGCGGGCAGCGACATTGACGATCGTCAATCTCAAATTTACATTCAGAAACGTCTTGTGACATTCGTCACAACCACCTCAGCACCCCTTCACTGAGAGGCTTCATGCAACCGAGCTCCCGAGACCACGCCCCCGCCCTGCACGTCCGTGCGTGGCGCGCAGTGACCCTCACCGCCACCGCCGCCCTGCTCACACTGTCCGCGCAGGCGCAGACCCCCAGTTCGCTGGCGCGCGCCTCGCGGCCCGAGCCGTCCAACCTCGGCAGCTACGTGGCGGACCGCAGCTCGGCCATCGCCCTGGGCAAGGCGCTGTTCTGGGACATGCAGGTGGGCAGTGATGGGCGCACGGCCTGCGCGTCCTGCCACTTCCATGCCGGTGCGGACCCGCGCTCGAAGAACCAGCTGTCTCGCGGGCCCAACGGCACGAGCTTCGCGTTCGCCGGGCCGAACCACCAACTCACCGCGGGCGACTACCCCTTCCACAAGCTCGCCGACCCCGGCAACCGTGACTCCGCCGTGCTGCGCAGCCTCGCCGCGGTGACCAGCTCGCAGGGCGTGTTCCGCGAGCGTTTCAACGGCGTGGTGCCCGGCCAGGCCGAGGACACCCGCCAGGTCGTCTACGACCCGGTCTTCCACGTCGGCGCGATCAACACCCGCCAGGTCGAGCCGCGCAACACCCCCAGCGTGATCAACGCGGTGTTCAACCTGCGCAGCTTCTGGGACGGCCGGGCGCAGACGATCTTCAACGGCGTCAACCCCTTCGGCAAGCGCGATACCGCCGCGCGCGTCTACCGCAACGACCGCAGCTGGACCCTGCTGGGCTGGAAGGAGCAGCTCAATGCGGTGGCGGTGACGCTCAACGACTCCAGCCTCGCCTCGCAGGCCTCGGGCCCGCCACTGAGCAACCTGGAGATGAGTGCCGACGGGCGGCGCTTCCCCGACCTGGGCCGCAAGCTGACCGCGCTGCGCCCCCTCGCCGGCCAGCAGGTGGCCAGCGACGACAGCGTGCTCGCCATCCTGCGCGCGGCCAACGGCGATGGCCTGGCCTCGGCCAACTACGCCGACCTGGTCAAGAAGGCCTTCCGCTCCGAGTGGTGGAACGGCAGCAAGAAAGTGACCATCGGCAGTGCGAGCTACACCCAGATGGAGGCCAACTTCAGCCTCTTCTTCGGCCTGGCGCTGCAGATGTACCAGGCCACGCTGGTGTCTGACCAGACCCCCTTCGACACCTTTGCCGAGGGCAACGGCGCCGCACTGACGGCCCAGCAGCTCATGGGCTGGGGGGTGTTCACCGGCAAGGGCAAGTGCGCCTCCTGCCACGGCGGCGCGGCCTTCACCAACGCCAGCATCCACCGCCGCCTGATCACCGACCGCATGAACCGCATGACGATGGGCAATGGCGGCGTGGCGGTCTACGACGAGGGCTTCTACAACATCGGCGTCACGCCGACGGCCGAGGACATCGGCGTGGGCGGCAACGACCCCTTCGGCAACCCGCTGTCCTTCTCCGGCCTGGCCAAGAAGTCGGCCCTGCTGTTCAACCTGTACGAGCAGGCCCTGCCCAACCAGCTGGTGACGTCGCTGACCCGCATCGCCGTGCAGGGCGCCTTCAAGACGCCGGGCCTGCGCAACGTCGAGCTGACGGCGCCCTACTTCCACAACGGCGGCACGGCCACGCTGGCCCAGGTGATCGAGTTCTACAACCGCGGCGGCAACTTCGCCCGCGCCAACCTCGCCAACCTCGACGCCGATATCCAGCCGCTGGGCCTGAGCGCCACCGAGAAGGAATCGTTGGTCGCCTTCCTCAAGGCCCTGACCGACGAGCGCGTACGCAAGCACGCCGCCCCCTTCGATCACCCGCAACTGCGCGTCACCAACGGCCACCCCGGTGACACCTCCACCGTCACCAACGACGGCTGGGGCCGCGCCACGGACGCCTGGCTGGACCTGCCGGCCGTCGGCCGCAGCGGCTACAGCGCCGACCGCATCCCGGCCTCCTTCCTCGGCCTGGCCCAGTGAGCCTGGCGACGCCGGGTGGGCCCGGGCCGCTCGGGCGCGTCAGCCCCCGGCGCGCTTGACCCGGTAGCCCTCGGCCTGCAGCAGCGCGACCAGCCGCTCGGCATGGTCGCCCTGCACCTCGAGCACGCCGTCCTTGAGCGTGCCGCCCGCACCGCAGGCCGTGCGCAGGCGCTTGCCCAGCACCGCCAGCTCCTCGCCCGCCAGCGGCACGCCACGCACGACCGTCACCGCCTTGCCGCCGCGCCCCTTGGTCTCGCGCGAGACCCGCACGACGCCATCACCCGCCGGAGGGGCTGCCGGCGCCTTGCAGACACAGTCGGCCACCGGCCGGCGGCAAGTGGGGCACATGCGGCCGCTGTCGGTGGAGTAGACGAGGCCGCCGGAACCGGAACGGAAGCTGGGCATGGTGCGGAATTCGAAAGCTGCACTGGGACGGGGTCGGATTGTCCCGCGCCGACCGGCACTCCTGCGCGTCGATATCATGGCTCGCCACGTCAACCCCTCCCCACGACGACCCCATGCCGAATTTCTGGGACGAACGCTTCGCCGAACCCGGCTACAAGTACGGCACTGCGCCGAACGCCTTCCTGCGCGAGCAGGCTGCGGCCCTGCCCGCGGCCGCGCGCGTGCTGGTGCCGGGCGATGGCGAGGGGCGCAACGGCGTCTGGCTGGCCGAGCAGGGCCACGCGGTGCTGGCGGTGGACTATTCGGAGGTCGGCCTGGCCAAGGCGCGGGCGCTGGCCGCCGAGCGGGGTCCCGACACCGCCGCGCGGCTGACCACGCAATGGGCCGACCTGAGCGGCTGGTTGCCCCCCGAAGGCGCCTTCGACGCCGTGGTGCTGGTCTTCTGCCACCTGCCCTCGGCGCTGCGGCGCCTGGCCCATCCGCGCCTGGCCGCGGCGCTCAAGCCCGGTGGCCGGCTGATCCTGGAAGCCTTCCACCCCAGCCAGCTCGGCCGCTCCAGTGGCGGGCCGAAGGACGTGGACATGCTCTACACCCTGGCCGACCTGCGCGATGACTTTGCCGGCCTGCTCGACGAGACGCTCGGCTGGGAAGGCGAGGTGATGCTCGACGAAGGCCCCGGCCACCAGGGCGCAGGGCGGGTGACCCGCTATGTCGGCGCTCGCCGCTGAGCCGGGCTGCACCCGGCGCATCGCACTCGCCCGGATCGGGGCGGCCGGCTGCGCGGGCCTGTCCCCCTGGCCGGCCACGGCGGCGAATGCGGCGGACGCGGCCCGCTCGCCCACGCCCCTGCAGGTCGAGCTGCTGAACCGCGAACTGGAGCAGCCCTGGGCGCTGGCCACCCTGCCCGACGGACGACTGCTCGTCACGGAGAAGCCCGGCCGCATGCGCGTGCTCACTGCCGACGGTCGGCACGTGCTCGCCACGCTGGCCGGGTTGCCGCCGGTGGCGGCACGCGGCCAGGGCGGGCTGCTCGACGTGGCGCTGGACCCGGATTTCACCCGCGACCCTTGGATCTACTGGGCCTACAGCGAGCCGGGCGATGGCGGCGTGGCTGGCTTCGGCGCCACCAGCGGCACGGCGGTGGCCCGCGGCAGGCTGGCGGGGGATCGGCTGCGCGACGTGGCCGTGATCTGGCGCCAGCAGCCCAAGCGCAGCGGCAGCGGCCACTTCGGCGCCCGATTGGTGTTCCGCCCGGACGGCACGCTCTTCATCACCGTCGGTGACCGCCAGGCCGATGACCCGCGCGCGCCCGGCCGTGCCTTCGCGCAGAACCTCACCACCACGCTGGGCAAGGTCGTACGCATCCACCGCGACGGGCGCATTCCTGCCGACAACCCCGAATTTCCCGCCTCCGAGGGCCACGCCCTGCCCGGCATCTGGAGCTACGGCCACCGCAACCCGCAGGGCGCCGCGCTGCACCCGGCCACCGGCGAGCTCTGGCTGGTCGAACACGGCCCGCAGGGCGGCGATGAACTCAACCGCGTGCGGCCCGGGCGCAACCACGGCTGGCCGCTGCGCAGCTACGGCTGTCCCTACGGCGCGCCGGTGGGCGAGGCCTGCCGCGTCGGCGGCGGGCGGCATGCGCCGGAGTTCGAGGAGCCCGTCGCCACCTGGGTGCCGACCTCGATCGCGCCGTCGGACCTGCTGTTCTACACCGGCCGCCTGTTCGCCGGCTGGCAAAGCCCGGGCACCGGCCCCGGCCAGGTCAGCGCGCTGATCCCGTCGCTCGCGGGCGCTGCCCTTTGGCGCGTGGTGATCGGTGGCCCGCCGGAGGCGCCGCGCGAGGTGGCCCGCGAGCGGCTGCTGGCCGACCTGGGCGAGCGCCTGCGCTGCCTGCGCCAGGCCAGCGACGGCGCACTGCTGCTGCTGACCGACAGCGGCAAGCTGCTGCGCGTCACGCCCCGCTGAGCTTGGCGCGCCGGCGCGCGCCGATCAGCCGGCGGACGACACCCGCTCGGCCCCCGCGTAGACCGTCACCCGCCCCTGGCGCACGAAACCGGCCAGCACCAGGCCGGCCGCCTCGGCGGTCTGCACCGCCAGCGCGGTGGGCGCCGAGATCGCCGCCAGCAGCCCGACGCCGGCCTGCGCGGTCTTGTAGACCATCTCGTAGCTCGCCCGACTCGTCACCGCCACGAAGGCCTGCGCCGGATCCCGCCCTGCGCGCACCGCCGCACCGATCACCTTGTCGAGCGCGTTGTGGCGGCCCACGTCCTCGCGCGCCAGACACAAGCGACCGTCGAGGTCGAACCAGCCCGCCGCGTGCGTGGCCCCAGTGGCGCGCTGCAGCCGCTGCGCGGCATCGAGCGCATCCATCGCCCGCTGCAGCGCCGTTGCCTCCACCCGCACGGCCGGCACCGCGCGCCGCACCGGCCGCACCGCCTCGGCCAGGCTCTCGGTGCCGCACAGCCCGCAGCCGGTGCGCCCGGCCAGCGTGCGGCGGCGCTCCTTGAGCCGCATGAAGCAGCGCAGCGTCACCCGCAGCTGCAGCGTGATGCCCACCGGCGCCACCCCGTCCTCGACCTGTTCCTCGCCCTGCTCCTCAAAATCGAGCAGGTCATCGGCCGAATTGATGATCCCTTCGGACAGCGAGAAGCCCAGCGCGAAATCCTCCAGGTCCAGCGGGCTGGCCAGCATCACCGCGTGCGAGATGCCGTTGTAGACCAGCGCCACCGGCCGCTCCTCGGCCAGCCGCTCCTCGCCCGGAAGGCGACGCTCGCCCTCCAGGCGCCAGGCCGTGGCCCGGCGGGTGCCCTCGATCGGCGGCATGGCGGCCTGGTCGGCCGGTCCTCGCGGTGCTGCGCTCATCGGTCCATTTTGGCAGTGCCCCCGGCCCAAGGGCGGGCGGCAGAATCGGGCCCCCACACGCTGCCCAGGAAATCGACATGAGCCACGCACCGATCGTCCTCGTCCACGGCGCCTGGGGCGGTGCCTGGATCTGGCGCCGCGTGCTCGGACCGCTGCGCGCGGCCGGCCACGAGGTCCACGCCGTCACGCTGACCGGCGATGGCGAGCGCGCCCACCTGCGCACGCAGCTGCCAGCCGGCAGCATCACGCTGCAGACGCACGTCGCCGACGTGGTCGGGCTGATCGAGGCCGAGGAGCTGCGCGACATCGTGCTGGTCGGCCACAGCTACGGCGGCATGGTGGTGACCGGCGCGGCCGACCGCCTGACGGCGCGCGACCCCGCGGCGATCCGCCAGCTGGTGTACCTGGACGCGATGATCCCCCTGCCCGGGGAGGGCTGGGGCCAGCAGCACAGCCCGGAGGTGGTCGCCGAGCGCACCGCCGCCGCCAACGCCAACGCCTACGCGCTGCCCCCGCCCGACCCGGCCGGCTTCGGCTTGAGCGGCGCCGACCGCGACTGGCTGCTGCGCCGCCAGGTGCCGCACCCCTTCGGCCCGCACCCGCACGGCCCCTACCGCGAGCCGCTGGACTACGACGGCGAGCGCTGGGCGCAGCTGTCGCGCCACTTCATCGATTGCAACGAGCCGGCCTACCCGACCATTTCGGCGATGCGTGAGCGCGCGCGCAGCCTGAGCGGCTTCACCGTGCACGAGATGGCCACCGGCCACTGCCCGATGGTCAGCGAGCCAGAAGCGCTGGTGCGGCTGCTGCTGGCAATTGCCGGCTGAGGCCTGCTGAGCCGCCGCGCCACGGGCAGGTCCAGACTGAACAAGAGGCGCTCGACCCCACTCAAACCGTTACTTTTTCACGCCACCACCCTTTCAAACGGGCTCATCCAGTGAGCCACTCCATCGCTATCGTTCGTCCCTATGTGAACAATCCACATCAGGGAGGAACAACAAATGCACGATGGCCAAACGCCCATCGCCCACAGCGCCCTGGGCGGCGGCGCACCGCATGCGCTGATCGACCACCTGCAGGCCGTCGCCCGGCTGGCCGCGCAGGCCATCCGGGCAGGCTGCGATGACCCGGCGCTGACTGCCCTGGCAGAACTGGCCGGCCGGTGGCACGACCTGGGCAAGTACCGGTCTGGCTTCCAGCGCTACATCCGGCTGGTGGGCGAGGCGCACATCGAAGGCCGGCTCCCGCAGGGCAGCGACAAGAGCCACTCCGCAGCCGGCGCACTGCACGCCGAGCGCTGGCTGAAGGAGCGCCAGGGGCCGGTCGGCCT
The Sphaerotilus microaerophilus DNA segment above includes these coding regions:
- a CDS encoding formate dehydrogenase subunit gamma, giving the protein MPGLIRTALLAAALLAGGAAWAQNAPPAGTAVTTPEKATREAATTTGGAPAGFVAPAEPKADESAAARAQTQPGNNAPVWRAARDSGSQPGYSSLPGAEQGMLIQPFVQYPGSRLTNAGEAWREVRNRWILPYGGSFLLIVLLAIAIFYWRKGPLGSPVRDTGRKVERFTPFERAAHGANAAAFVLLAISGVVMAFGKFFLLPVIGSTLFGWLTWLLKTMHNFVGPLFAVSLVIVVLTFVKDNIASKADFVWLSKAGGMLGDHEIPSHRFNAGEKGIFWWGVTIPGLIIVASGLVLDQLLPGLAYLRGDMQIAHMIHASAAVVMIAMLMGHIYMGTIGTHGALDAMRTGWVDASWAREHHSLWLDDIDAGKIPAQRSGQPDTTPASTRPSAPAQGRA
- a CDS encoding formate dehydrogenase accessory sulfurtransferase FdhD, translating into MAPVSERAPLWSADDVAPSSARDRPPAKAATVLTQAKDALTREIEILDQHGQRRRIAIPVERPLTVFVDKRELVTLMTLGESPELLVLGYLINQRLIASADEVESITVDWEVDAAAVRTRGGIPDLEARTARRVVTTGCGQGTVFGDAMAQLDQIRLPDAASARIRQSDLHSMLEQMRRQDDIHRRAGSVHGCALFSAARPGRSPACEQLIFIEDVGRHNAIDTIAGWMALNGVSGGDKTFYTTGRLTSEMVLKAAQMGIPIVVSRNGVTQMGHELASRLGMTLFGRAANRHFLCYTGFERFDSEPEPLPPTVRVVAG
- a CDS encoding Rossmann-like domain-containing protein is translated as MTSPMTPANPFPASYTHDYLAQLERLGSIARLPSVKALHLPPREAADGARAEARGEFCALELADGTLGLAYVLLDDTHGELAAASWRHDLTGSDALDLVRAGFAAPGGALRSAGHAAAAALTRWCFDSAGFVPPASGDSVGALQAEPGERVGMIGLFGPLIDRLLARGVQLTVLELREDLLDARPGLEVTLDPARLRGCQKVICTSTVLLNDTLDAVLAACADARWLAMLGPGAGCLPDGLFARGVTALGGTWITDGAAYVAGLVEGRAAGAAARKFTLTPADYPGFDALLGRLSRSA
- a CDS encoding sensor histidine kinase; translated protein: MPFQRFAPLAAARGSLRARLLALALLPLLGVLPLLGLILLLWGNTAIDRLLIGKVRSDLAVAQGYFERVQAEVGSGTLAVAHSHRLQRALGRPAELAALLEAERQAQRLDFLRLLPPDAAQHGSGPLASIALTGPAELRRLDPALAERARVHLVPTRNAAPTARTVEDRALLLTTLAPVHDDQGRRLGWLQGGVMLNRNLGFIDHINEIVYPEGSLPFGSQGTATLFLDDVRVTTNVRLFADPGQVTEGEQRAIGTRVSVAVREAVLGRGETWLDRAFVVKDWYVSAYLPLADAQGTRVGMLYVGYLEQPFTWAKYAVLASIGVIFFAVMIVTAWWSLRAAGLIYRPLERMTATLQRVEHGELTARVGPFTAPGEGRRVSESGRAPQEITHLATTLDHLLDVIDDKTRALQRWGEELDLKVAERTRELEVSHASLRAAQQQLVRSEKLAAIGQLTASIAHEVNNPIAVIQGNLDLLRLLLGAAAEPARAELRLIDEQIERMRLIVTQLLQFARPNEFAGYVEPLDVREVIGASLVLVNHLLQRQHIRVERHDQATRQVAINRQELQQVLINLLVNAAQAMPEGGRIEIHSGDCADGGNEGGNDGVIVSVTDSGPGLDEATLARLFEPFFTTKRDGNGLGLWISRGLLERYGGELQASVRPASEGSGARFTVRLPAA
- a CDS encoding LysR family transcriptional regulator, which codes for MRRKLPSTAALAAFEAAARHQSFTRAADELALTQSAVCRQIAALEAFVGVALFRRTRRGVVLTDAGAAYSRRVRARLEEVERDALELMTTGSAGGVLELGVLPTFAAKWLLPRLRGYLAAHPGVTVNLTPRTRPFLFDETGLDATIYAGEAGWPGTEAHFLRAETLIAVGSPALRAEALRGRSEPLQAGDLARLPRLQISTRPQLWRQWFEQAGVEVRDAMAGSRMELFSLISEAAVQGLGVALLPRFLVEAELARGSLVQLVEMELPSDRAYWLIVPQRRSANPLVAGFRDWLVAQAAATDEPLRPPAGAP